The Candidatus Methylomirabilota bacterium genome has a window encoding:
- the lpxA gene encoding acyl-ACP--UDP-N-acetylglucosamine O-acyltransferase — MTRAEPIHPTALVDPAARIHPAARIGAFSVVGAGVTMGAEAEVGHHVVLEGRVELGARAKVGHGAVLGGRPQDLKFRDGTPSGVRIGPDTVLREYVTIHRATRPEGWTEIGAGCLIMAYCHVAHDCRVGDGAILINYAGITGHCEIGERATIGGLTGVVPFTRVGAFAYVGGLSKVTQDVPPFVLAEGSPATARGVNVVGLRRAGVPPEDRRVIQDAYRILYRSGLAPQGAVERIRRELPAIPPVARLLEFIAGARRGICGAPSPEPGAVPAPSESEPV, encoded by the coding sequence ATGACGCGCGCTGAGCCGATCCATCCGACCGCGCTCGTGGACCCGGCCGCCCGGATCCATCCGGCGGCGCGGATCGGCGCCTTCTCCGTCGTCGGCGCCGGGGTCACGATGGGCGCCGAGGCGGAGGTCGGCCACCACGTCGTGCTCGAGGGGCGCGTCGAGCTCGGCGCGCGCGCGAAGGTCGGCCACGGCGCGGTGCTCGGCGGCCGGCCCCAGGATCTCAAGTTCAGGGACGGGACGCCCTCCGGGGTGCGGATCGGGCCGGACACGGTGCTGCGCGAGTACGTCACGATCCATCGCGCGACGCGTCCCGAGGGCTGGACCGAGATCGGCGCGGGCTGCCTCATCATGGCGTACTGCCACGTCGCGCACGACTGCCGCGTGGGCGACGGCGCGATCCTCATCAACTACGCGGGCATCACCGGCCACTGCGAGATCGGCGAGCGCGCAACGATCGGCGGGCTCACCGGCGTCGTGCCGTTCACGCGCGTCGGCGCCTTCGCGTACGTCGGCGGCCTCAGCAAGGTGACCCAGGACGTGCCGCCGTTCGTCCTGGCCGAGGGCAGTCCCGCGACGGCGCGCGGCGTCAACGTCGTGGGGCTCCGGCGCGCCGGCGTGCCGCCGGAGGACCGCCGCGTGATCCAGGACGCCTACCGGATCCTCTACCGCTCGGGCCTGGCGCCGCAGGGCGCGGTGGAGCGCATCCGGCGCGAGCTGCCCGCGATCCCGCCGGTCGCGCGGCTGCTCGAGTTCATCGCCGGGGCGCGGCGGGGGATCTGCGGCGCGCCGAGCCCCGAGCCGGGCGCCGTCCCCGCGCCGTCGGAAAGCGAGCCGGTGTGA
- the lpxD gene encoding UDP-3-O-(3-hydroxymyristoyl)glucosamine N-acyltransferase: MGNRAGFTLGELAETLRATLEGDPTRIVTGVETLDAAGPEHVAFLIDPRYAKSAAASRAGAFLAGPDAAGLPGPVLRTAKPQQALIRLLLLFHPPPAAAPGVDPTAVVAADARVDPTAAVGPLAVVESGAVLGPRVRVHAFAFVGARAEVGEDSVLHPRVVLCAGVRLGRRVIVHAGAVVGADGFGYAFDGEAHRKIPQVGGVLIEDDVEIGANTTIDRATLGNTVVRRGTKIDNLVQIAHNVEIGEHSIVVAQVGIAGSSRIGRGVILAGQVGVADHLTVGDGAVVLAQSGLARDVAPGEKVFGTPARPVLRAKRLFTLEEQLPEIVRRLRQAERRLERLEGQLGLAGPERTKGDDAR; this comes from the coding sequence ATGGGCAACAGAGCGGGGTTCACCCTGGGTGAGCTCGCCGAAACCCTTCGGGCGACGCTGGAGGGCGACCCGACCCGGATCGTCACCGGCGTGGAGACGCTCGACGCCGCCGGTCCCGAGCACGTCGCCTTCCTGATCGATCCGCGCTACGCCAAGTCCGCGGCGGCCTCGCGCGCCGGCGCGTTCCTGGCCGGCCCGGACGCCGCGGGCCTCCCCGGGCCCGTGCTGCGGACGGCGAAGCCCCAGCAGGCGCTCATCCGCCTGCTCCTGCTCTTCCACCCGCCGCCGGCGGCCGCGCCCGGCGTCGATCCCACCGCGGTGGTCGCGGCGGACGCGCGCGTCGACCCGACCGCGGCGGTGGGCCCGCTCGCCGTGGTCGAGTCGGGCGCGGTGCTGGGCCCGCGCGTGCGCGTCCACGCCTTCGCGTTCGTCGGCGCGCGCGCCGAGGTCGGGGAGGACTCCGTGCTCCACCCGCGCGTGGTGCTCTGCGCGGGCGTCAGGCTCGGGCGCCGCGTGATCGTCCACGCCGGCGCGGTGGTCGGCGCCGACGGGTTCGGCTACGCGTTCGACGGGGAGGCGCACCGGAAGATCCCGCAGGTGGGCGGCGTCCTCATCGAGGACGACGTCGAGATCGGTGCCAACACGACGATCGACCGCGCGACGCTCGGCAACACCGTCGTCCGGCGGGGCACGAAGATCGACAACCTCGTCCAGATCGCGCACAACGTGGAGATCGGCGAGCACTCGATCGTCGTCGCCCAGGTCGGCATCGCAGGCTCGAGCCGGATCGGGCGCGGCGTGATCCTGGCCGGACAGGTCGGCGTCGCCGATCACCTGACGGTCGGCGACGGCGCCGTCGTGCTCGCGCAGTCGGGACTCGCGCGCGACGTCGCGCCGGGCGAGAAGGTCTTCGGCACGCCGGCGCGGCCCGTGCTGCGCGCCAAGCGCCTCTTCACCCTCGAGGAGCAGCTCCCCGAGATCGTGAGGCGCCTTCGCCAGGCGGAGCGGCGGCTCGAGCGCCTCGAGGGCCAGCTCGGTCTCGCCGGCCCCGAGCGGACGAAGGGCGATGACGCGCGCTGA
- a CDS encoding OmpH family outer membrane protein, producing the protein MRALGSALIVTAAALVVAAPALAQAPGTRIAFIDVQRVLARSAAGVAAREQLEREKAGMQKDMDAKRKELEALRDELEKKGPLMTAEARRDKQDQFERKRRDAARLADDLQKELEKKEAVLLQKVLQEISGVIEKIGKERGYHLVVERRGAAILYASPEADLTEEIIKAYDQQAANSKMKK; encoded by the coding sequence ATGAGGGCACTGGGGAGCGCATTGATCGTCACGGCCGCCGCGCTCGTCGTCGCCGCGCCCGCGCTCGCTCAGGCGCCGGGGACGCGAATCGCGTTCATCGACGTCCAGCGCGTCCTGGCGCGCTCGGCCGCGGGCGTCGCCGCGCGCGAGCAGCTCGAGCGCGAGAAGGCGGGGATGCAGAAGGACATGGACGCCAAGCGCAAGGAGCTCGAGGCGCTGCGCGACGAGCTGGAGAAGAAGGGCCCGCTCATGACGGCGGAGGCCCGGCGTGACAAGCAGGACCAGTTCGAGCGCAAGCGGCGGGACGCCGCGCGGCTCGCCGACGACCTCCAGAAGGAGCTCGAGAAGAAGGAGGCGGTGCTGCTCCAGAAGGTCCTCCAGGAGATCTCCGGCGTCATCGAGAAGATCGGCAAGGAGCGCGGCTACCACCTCGTCGTCGAGCGCCGTGGCGCCGCCATCCTCTACGCCTCGCCGGAGGCCGACCTGACCGAGGAGATCATCAAGGCGTACGACCAGCAGGCCGCGAACAGCAAGATGAAGAAGTAG
- the bamA gene encoding outer membrane protein assembly factor BamA, translating to MTAVLGVRAAAAQPPAQRPPSITIKEIAVEGARRVQEAVVFGRVKSTVGSPFNPTLLSEDIRAIFGLGFFDDVQLKVEDFEGGVKVTFVVTERPFVRDVDFAGNKELKREELQDKIDLKLGRVYNPVDVQRAVEKLRDFYEDEGYFEVQITPNVEKFADGDVRVVFSIAEGRQIKIDTIVIKGNAGLSDKVIKDALATRERQYFILRGKVQRQRLDEDVERIITLYNDHGYVQARVESTDVKVDRERALVTITFTIVEGPQFRVGEIKATGFTLLPEKEIMRQVPFKPGDVFSRTAIRDSVKAIEALYSTIGRASADVAARTDQVPGQNVFNLTYEIVEGPEVYVERINITGNVRSQDKILRREIPLHEGDLYTLQKKDRARQKLVNLGYFEKVDVTTQPGSDKTKIIVNVDVTEKPTGLFSLGGGYSSVDAFVGTLDLAQRNFLGRGWEASARLRLGARTTQGVISFTDPWFLDQPLSAGFDLFSTDRIFTEYHYNSLGAGLRLGHPFLEYWRWNLGYRVSQDRISHLSDVAALSPALVDQVGTRVTSMVSGVLSRDSRDNVTFPTTGGQASASVDFAGLGGDSRYVKTGVFFTRFQSIWLGHVLSGRAEADYGFGWSQDPLPLFERFYLGGPNSVRSFKFRQLSPQDESGNRIGGNSEVLGNLEYLIPLPLGFRLAGFFDIGQVYGFGSDFDLSTLRKAAGPGFRWQSPFGPIRIDYGVNLDRKKGENFGAVQFSVGTPF from the coding sequence GTGACCGCCGTCCTCGGCGTCCGGGCCGCGGCGGCGCAGCCCCCGGCCCAGCGGCCGCCGTCCATCACGATCAAGGAAATCGCCGTCGAGGGCGCGCGGCGCGTCCAGGAGGCGGTCGTGTTCGGGCGGGTGAAGAGCACGGTCGGTTCCCCGTTCAACCCGACCCTCCTGTCGGAGGACATCCGCGCCATCTTCGGCCTCGGCTTCTTCGACGACGTGCAGCTCAAGGTGGAGGACTTCGAGGGCGGCGTGAAGGTCACGTTCGTCGTCACGGAGCGCCCGTTCGTGCGCGACGTGGATTTCGCCGGTAACAAGGAGCTCAAGCGCGAGGAGCTCCAGGACAAGATCGACCTCAAGCTGGGGCGGGTCTACAACCCGGTGGACGTCCAGCGCGCGGTCGAGAAGCTGCGCGACTTCTACGAGGACGAGGGCTACTTCGAGGTGCAGATCACGCCCAACGTGGAGAAGTTCGCCGACGGCGACGTCCGCGTGGTGTTCAGCATCGCGGAGGGGCGGCAGATCAAGATCGACACGATCGTCATCAAGGGCAACGCGGGCCTCAGCGACAAGGTGATCAAGGACGCGCTGGCGACCCGCGAGCGCCAGTACTTCATCCTCCGCGGCAAGGTCCAGCGCCAGCGCCTCGACGAGGACGTCGAGCGGATCATCACCCTCTACAACGACCACGGGTACGTCCAGGCGCGCGTCGAGTCCACCGACGTCAAGGTGGACCGCGAGCGCGCCCTCGTGACGATCACGTTCACGATCGTCGAGGGGCCGCAGTTCCGCGTCGGCGAGATCAAGGCGACGGGCTTCACGCTCCTGCCGGAGAAGGAGATCATGCGCCAGGTCCCCTTCAAGCCCGGCGACGTCTTCAGCCGGACGGCCATCCGCGACAGCGTGAAGGCGATCGAAGCCCTCTACAGCACGATCGGCCGGGCCTCGGCCGACGTGGCGGCGCGGACCGACCAGGTGCCCGGCCAGAACGTCTTCAATCTCACGTACGAGATCGTCGAGGGGCCGGAGGTCTACGTCGAGCGGATCAACATCACGGGGAACGTGCGCAGCCAGGACAAGATCCTCCGCCGCGAGATCCCGCTGCACGAGGGCGACCTCTACACGCTGCAGAAGAAGGACCGGGCCCGCCAGAAGCTCGTCAACCTCGGGTACTTCGAGAAGGTGGACGTCACGACCCAGCCGGGATCGGACAAGACCAAGATCATCGTCAACGTCGACGTGACCGAGAAGCCGACCGGCCTCTTCAGCCTCGGCGGCGGCTACTCGTCGGTGGACGCCTTCGTCGGCACGCTCGACCTGGCCCAGCGCAACTTCCTCGGGCGCGGGTGGGAAGCCTCCGCCCGCCTCCGGCTGGGCGCCCGGACGACCCAGGGCGTGATCAGCTTCACCGATCCGTGGTTCCTCGACCAGCCGCTCTCGGCGGGCTTCGACCTCTTCAGCACGGATCGGATCTTCACCGAGTACCACTACAACTCCCTCGGCGCCGGGCTCCGGCTGGGGCACCCGTTCCTCGAGTACTGGCGGTGGAACCTCGGCTATCGCGTCTCGCAGGACCGGATCAGCCACCTGTCCGACGTCGCCGCGCTCTCCCCGGCGCTCGTCGACCAGGTCGGGACGCGCGTGACCTCCATGGTCTCAGGCGTCCTGTCGCGCGACAGCCGCGACAACGTCACCTTTCCAACCACGGGCGGCCAGGCCAGCGCCTCGGTCGACTTCGCCGGCCTCGGCGGCGACTCGCGCTACGTGAAGACGGGCGTGTTCTTCACCCGCTTCCAGTCGATCTGGCTCGGCCACGTTCTCTCCGGCCGCGCCGAAGCGGACTACGGCTTCGGCTGGTCCCAGGACCCGCTGCCGCTCTTCGAGCGCTTCTACCTCGGCGGCCCGAATTCGGTCCGCAGCTTCAAGTTCCGCCAACTCTCACCCCAGGACGAGAGCGGCAACCGGATCGGCGGCAACAGCGAGGTGCTCGGCAACCTCGAGTACCTCATCCCGCTGCCGCTCGGGTTCCGGCTCGCGGGCTTCTTCGACATCGGCCAGGTCTATGGCTTCGGCAGCGACTTCGACCTCTCGACCCTCCGCAAGGCCGCCGGCCCCGGCTTCCGCTGGCAATCCCCGTTCGGGCCGATTCGCATCGACTACGGCGTGAACCTGGACCGCAAGAAGGGCGAGAACTTCGGCGCGGTTCAATTCTCGGTCGGCACGCCGTTCTAG